In one Sulfitobacter sp. LCG007 genomic region, the following are encoded:
- a CDS encoding SDR family NAD(P)-dependent oxidoreductase yields the protein MTQPRFTDLEGASVFITGGGSGIGAALTEAFLAQGARVAFIDLADGTAFAARVAEANGRGPEVFRGDVTDCDVLRETIAEAARRNGPIDVLIGNAANDQRHKLSDLTPESWDALMAINLKHLVFAAQAVAPRMTERQSGSIILFSSVAYMMGLSAMPAYVTAKGGITALTRSLARELGASGVRVNAVAPGMVITPRQLDLWLTPESMAAHLDRQCLKEHLTPEDIVGTVLFLASATSRMMTGQCLVVDGGVAMTG from the coding sequence ATGACACAGCCCCGTTTTACGGATCTCGAAGGCGCTTCCGTCTTCATCACCGGTGGCGGCTCCGGAATCGGGGCGGCCCTGACCGAGGCGTTCCTCGCCCAGGGAGCGCGGGTTGCCTTCATCGATCTGGCGGACGGGACCGCGTTTGCCGCGAGGGTCGCCGAGGCAAATGGGCGCGGGCCCGAGGTCTTCAGGGGCGACGTGACCGATTGCGATGTTCTGCGGGAGACAATCGCCGAGGCTGCCCGACGCAATGGGCCGATCGACGTCCTTATCGGCAATGCGGCCAATGACCAGCGCCACAAGCTGTCCGATCTCACGCCCGAAAGCTGGGACGCGTTGATGGCGATCAACCTCAAGCACCTCGTCTTCGCGGCCCAGGCCGTTGCGCCCCGGATGACAGAGCGTCAGAGCGGGTCGATCATTCTCTTTTCCTCCGTCGCCTACATGATGGGCCTGTCGGCGATGCCCGCCTATGTCACCGCGAAAGGCGGGATCACCGCCCTGACCCGAAGCCTGGCGCGAGAACTCGGGGCCTCCGGCGTACGGGTGAACGCCGTGGCGCCCGGCATGGTGATCACTCCCCGCCAGCTCGACCTCTGGCTCACGCCCGAGAGCATGGCCGCCCATCTCGATCGCCAATGTCTCAAGGAACACCTGACGCCGGAGGATATCGTGGGCACCGTGCTGTTCCTTGCCTCGGCCACCAGCCGCATGATGACCGGACAGTGCCTTGTCGTCGATGGCGGCGTGGCGATGACGGGATAG
- a CDS encoding SMP-30/gluconolactonase/LRE family protein, whose translation MQTDIFDDRPCALGEGPLWHPERRQLYWFDITGQRLLSREGTAPLEWQLDEMCSAAGWIDRDTLLMASATGLWRFDIASGAKERVAALEDDNAGTRSNDGRADPLGGFWIGTMGLDAEPEAGAIYRYYRGELRRLYDRISIPNAICFPPGRGQAYFADTARQTVWRVQLDSDGWPKSEREVFLDLREEDLFPDGAVCDAQGRVWIAQWGAARVACYGPDGRFQAAIPLSGRHSSCPAFGGAGLGDLFVTTARQGLAESLLEQEPENGTTFVARNAGNGQREHRVIL comes from the coding sequence ATGCAAACCGATATCTTCGACGACCGCCCCTGCGCCCTTGGCGAAGGCCCGCTGTGGCACCCCGAGCGCCGACAGCTCTACTGGTTCGACATCACCGGGCAGCGCCTTTTGTCGCGCGAGGGCACCGCACCGCTGGAATGGCAGCTCGACGAGATGTGCTCGGCTGCGGGCTGGATAGACCGCGACACCCTGCTCATGGCCTCCGCGACGGGTCTGTGGCGCTTCGATATCGCCAGCGGCGCGAAGGAGCGGGTGGCGGCGCTTGAGGATGACAACGCCGGGACACGTTCCAACGACGGGCGTGCGGACCCGCTGGGCGGTTTCTGGATCGGGACGATGGGTCTGGATGCAGAGCCCGAGGCAGGGGCGATCTACCGCTATTACCGGGGCGAGCTGCGTCGGCTCTATGACCGGATCAGCATCCCCAACGCGATCTGCTTTCCGCCCGGGCGCGGGCAGGCCTATTTCGCCGACACGGCCCGACAGACGGTCTGGCGCGTTCAGCTCGACAGCGACGGCTGGCCGAAATCAGAGCGCGAGGTTTTTCTGGATCTGCGCGAGGAAGATCTCTTTCCGGACGGGGCGGTCTGCGACGCGCAGGGCCGGGTCTGGATCGCGCAATGGGGCGCCGCGCGCGTCGCCTGCTATGGACCGGACGGGCGTTTCCAGGCCGCGATCCCCCTATCCGGGCGCCATTCGAGCTGCCCGGCCTTCGGCGGGGCCGGGTTGGGCGACCTCTTCGTCACCACCGCGCGCCAGGGATTGGCAGAAAGTCTTCTGGAACAAGAGCCCGAGAACGGCACCACATTCGTCGCGCGCAATGCAGGCAACGGCCAGCGCGAACATCGGGTCATTCTCTGA
- a CDS encoding toll/interleukin-1 receptor domain-containing protein, whose translation MKVFISWSGTRSKALAIALKEWLPLILQYAKPWVSEKDISAGDRWAQAIAGELESSNFGILCITPENIGSEWILFEAGALSKSMLDAKVIPLLFGLELSDLSGPLSQFQALKVDEQGMLDVAKAINATAENKAADATIEQLVPALWGQLQQKLDAIPDKEISGKHMRPQTEILEELVSQVRGLGAQMREFDPEIMEKEARYAHIRDRDTDPRMMEEIMFMMMKSRGPDMSLLLLAGLVRDRIPWLAEVMVEAHRELKTATPEQAREIGRNLSAVVKMTTRGPWVERMMGRSKSGHILMMELPLFIDRAIAQKVEDREISDLIGTNDNEDQS comes from the coding sequence ATGAAGGTATTTATTAGCTGGAGCGGAACGCGCAGTAAAGCACTCGCAATTGCTCTAAAGGAATGGCTTCCGCTTATTCTTCAATATGCCAAACCTTGGGTTTCCGAGAAAGATATTTCCGCAGGTGACCGATGGGCACAAGCCATTGCAGGAGAGCTTGAATCTTCAAACTTCGGCATTCTTTGCATAACGCCAGAGAATATCGGTTCGGAATGGATTTTGTTTGAGGCGGGCGCGCTCTCGAAGTCTATGCTGGACGCGAAGGTCATTCCTTTACTCTTTGGCCTTGAGTTGAGCGACTTAAGCGGGCCTTTGTCCCAATTTCAAGCATTGAAGGTTGACGAACAAGGTATGTTGGACGTTGCAAAAGCCATTAACGCCACTGCCGAAAACAAAGCTGCCGACGCGACCATTGAGCAGCTCGTTCCTGCACTTTGGGGGCAGCTGCAGCAGAAGCTTGATGCGATCCCCGACAAAGAGATATCAGGAAAGCACATGCGTCCCCAAACTGAGATTCTGGAGGAACTGGTTTCTCAGGTTCGCGGCCTTGGAGCGCAGATGCGCGAATTTGATCCTGAAATAATGGAAAAGGAAGCGCGTTATGCCCATATCCGCGATCGGGATACCGACCCGCGCATGATGGAGGAAATAATGTTTATGATGATGAAGTCGCGCGGGCCCGATATGTCCCTGCTTCTCTTGGCCGGGCTTGTGCGAGACCGCATTCCATGGCTTGCGGAGGTCATGGTTGAAGCGCACCGAGAATTAAAAACTGCGACACCGGAACAGGCGCGTGAAATTGGGCGCAACCTTTCGGCCGTGGTCAAGATGACGACGCGCGGGCCGTGGGTCGAACGCATGATGGGGCGCAGCAAATCCGGTCACATTCTTATGATGGAACTGCCCCTTTTTATTGATCGGGCAATTGCTCAAAAGGTTGAAGACCGCGAAATCTCGGATTTGATTGGAACGAACGACAACGAAGACCAGTCGTAG
- a CDS encoding ROK family protein, translated as MTLILADVGGTNVRFASASAGAEGLADIRRYRNDDYRSFDDALAAYRREAQIDRVEAMCFAVAGPVNGKVARLTNRNWTLDEDRLPEANDGARVHLLNDLSALGYALDRLRADDVQPVLDAPIPDFRQNQRLVVGVGTGFNVSPVLQYDGMVRCLRVEAGLSSMPSRVVSPMVELLGHKPGHMTCVEDALSGPGLTQLHADATGRKLEGRDILAAAARGDEDALETLETFAKMLGEMVLDLRLHYMPSGGIYLAGSVARGLLDSPVRDVFVSRLKVRPTKKSDIPPVPISMITQDEAALLGCLAYAEGNG; from the coding sequence ATGACATTGATCCTGGCCGATGTCGGCGGCACGAACGTCCGCTTTGCCTCCGCCTCGGCGGGGGCGGAGGGGCTTGCCGACATCCGGCGCTACCGCAATGACGATTATCGGAGCTTCGACGATGCGCTCGCCGCCTATCGCCGCGAAGCGCAGATCGATCGGGTCGAGGCGATGTGCTTCGCTGTGGCGGGTCCGGTCAACGGCAAGGTCGCAAGGCTGACGAATCGGAACTGGACGCTGGACGAGGACAGGCTGCCCGAAGCCAATGACGGCGCGCGGGTGCACCTGCTCAACGATCTCAGCGCCCTCGGCTACGCGCTTGACAGGCTGCGCGCGGATGACGTGCAGCCGGTGCTGGACGCGCCGATCCCCGACTTTCGCCAGAACCAGCGCCTCGTCGTGGGCGTCGGCACCGGCTTCAACGTGAGCCCGGTGCTGCAGTATGACGGTATGGTGCGCTGCCTGCGGGTCGAAGCCGGTCTGTCCTCGATGCCCTCGCGGGTCGTGTCGCCGATGGTCGAACTGCTGGGCCACAAGCCCGGCCACATGACCTGTGTCGAGGACGCGCTCTCGGGGCCGGGCCTGACCCAGCTGCATGCCGACGCCACCGGACGGAAGCTGGAGGGACGCGACATCCTCGCCGCTGCGGCGCGGGGCGACGAGGATGCGCTCGAAACGCTCGAGACCTTTGCCAAGATGCTGGGCGAGATGGTGCTGGACCTGCGCCTGCATTACATGCCCTCGGGCGGCATCTACCTTGCGGGCTCGGTCGCGCGCGGACTGCTCGACAGCCCGGTGCGCGACGTCTTTGTGTCGCGGCTGAAGGTGCGGCCCACGAAAAAGTCCGACATTCCCCCGGTGCCGATCTCGATGATCACCCAGGACGAGGCGGCGCTGCTGGGATGCCTCGCCTATGCCGAAGGCAACGGGTAG
- the xylA gene encoding xylose isomerase, whose translation MTDFFAGIEPVRFDPDAPADSLAYRHYDPDEMIGGKRLEDHLRFAVAWWHSFAWPGGDPFGGQTFERPWFGETIEAAKMKADAAFELFEILGQPFYCFHDADIRPEGADFAESQRNFEEIVDYLGEKMSVSRTRLLWGTANLFSHRRFMAGAATNPDPDVFAYSAATVKGCIDATKKLGGENYVLWGGREGYETLLNTDLKRERQQAGRFLQMVVDYKHKIGFEGTILIEPKPQEPTKHQYDYDVGTVYGFLKDFGLEKEVKMNIEQGHAILAGHSFEHELAMAASLGILGSIDMNRNDYQSGWDTDQFPNNVPEVALAYYEVLKAGGFTTGGTNFDAKLRRQSLEPQDLIAAHVGAMDICARGLKAAAAMLEDGGLERARAERYAGWDSAEGKDMMSGATLESIAERVMSKGINPSPRSGRQEILENYVSRFV comes from the coding sequence ATGACCGATTTCTTCGCAGGCATCGAGCCCGTCCGCTTCGACCCCGACGCTCCGGCGGACAGTCTCGCCTACCGCCACTACGACCCCGACGAGATGATCGGCGGCAAGCGGCTGGAGGATCACCTGCGCTTCGCCGTCGCCTGGTGGCACAGCTTCGCCTGGCCGGGCGGCGATCCGTTCGGCGGCCAGACCTTCGAGCGTCCGTGGTTCGGCGAGACCATCGAAGCCGCGAAGATGAAGGCCGACGCCGCCTTCGAACTGTTCGAGATCCTCGGCCAGCCCTTCTACTGCTTCCACGACGCGGACATTCGCCCCGAGGGCGCTGATTTCGCGGAGTCGCAGCGCAATTTCGAAGAGATCGTCGATTACCTCGGCGAAAAGATGAGCGTGTCCCGGACACGGCTGCTTTGGGGCACCGCGAACCTGTTCTCGCACCGCCGCTTCATGGCCGGGGCCGCGACCAACCCGGATCCGGATGTGTTCGCCTATTCGGCAGCGACGGTGAAAGGCTGCATCGACGCGACCAAGAAGCTGGGCGGTGAGAACTATGTGCTCTGGGGCGGCCGCGAGGGGTACGAGACGCTGCTCAACACGGACCTCAAGCGCGAGCGCCAGCAGGCGGGCCGCTTCCTGCAGATGGTCGTCGACTACAAGCACAAGATCGGCTTCGAGGGCACGATCCTCATCGAGCCCAAGCCGCAGGAACCGACCAAGCATCAGTACGATTACGACGTCGGCACCGTCTACGGCTTCCTCAAGGACTTCGGGCTCGAGAAAGAGGTCAAGATGAACATCGAGCAGGGGCACGCGATCCTCGCGGGCCACAGCTTCGAGCATGAGCTTGCGATGGCGGCAAGCCTCGGGATCCTGGGCTCGATCGACATGAACCGCAACGACTACCAGTCCGGCTGGGATACCGATCAGTTTCCCAACAACGTGCCCGAGGTGGCCTTGGCCTATTACGAGGTGCTCAAGGCGGGTGGCTTCACCACCGGCGGCACCAACTTCGACGCCAAGCTGCGGCGCCAGAGCCTCGAACCGCAGGACCTCATCGCGGCCCATGTGGGTGCGATGGACATCTGCGCGCGCGGGCTGAAGGCGGCGGCGGCGATGCTCGAAGACGGCGGTCTGGAACGGGCGCGCGCCGAACGCTACGCGGGCTGGGACAGCGCGGAAGGAAAGGACATGATGAGCGGCGCGACGCTGGAAAGCATCGCCGAGCGCGTGATGTCGAAAGGTATCAACCCGAGCCCGCGTTCCGGGCGTCAGGAGATCCTGGAGAACTATGTGTCGCGCTTCGTCTGA
- the xylB gene encoding xylulokinase — MYLGLDLGTSGLKGVLIDDDQTLLAEASAPLGVQRPHPGWSEQNPADWLAAAESVIAALGRARPMDGLRGIGLSGHMHGATLVDAAGDVLRPCILWNDTRSHAEAAAMDADPKWREISGNIVFPGFTAPKLEWVRNNEPALFAKVAKVLLPKDYLRLWLTGEAVSEMSDSAGTSWLDTGARRWSEALLEASGLGLGHMPRLVEGSEVSGVLRDELAGRWGLPKGVVIAGGGGDNAASAVGVGVVRPGQGFVSLGTSGVLFASSPAYQPDPASAVHTFCHALPDTWHQMGVILAATDALNWYGKLVGADAGALTEGLGDLQEPTKTLFLPYLGGERTPHNDAAARGAFVGLGHATDRQAGARAVMEGVCFAVRDCHDALTGTGTRIDSLVAIGGGSRSAYWLEALATVLDMPLDIPEAGDFGAAFGAARLGQMAATGGGVDLATRPPIARTVEPRRDLRDAFLSGHARYRAAYKALKEIA, encoded by the coding sequence ATGTACCTCGGCCTCGATCTCGGGACATCCGGCCTCAAGGGCGTTCTGATTGACGACGATCAGACCCTGCTGGCCGAGGCCAGCGCGCCGCTTGGCGTGCAGCGCCCGCATCCGGGCTGGTCGGAGCAGAATCCGGCGGACTGGCTGGCCGCGGCCGAAAGCGTCATCGCGGCGCTTGGGCGCGCGCGGCCGATGGACGGGCTGCGCGGGATCGGGCTGAGCGGGCACATGCACGGCGCGACGCTTGTGGACGCGGCGGGCGATGTGCTGCGGCCCTGCATCCTGTGGAACGACACCCGCAGCCATGCGGAGGCGGCGGCGATGGACGCCGACCCGAAATGGCGCGAGATCAGCGGCAATATCGTGTTTCCTGGGTTCACCGCGCCCAAGCTCGAATGGGTGCGCAACAACGAACCTGCACTCTTCGCCAAGGTCGCCAAGGTGCTTCTGCCGAAGGATTACCTGCGGCTCTGGCTGACCGGCGAAGCGGTCTCGGAAATGTCCGACAGCGCCGGGACCAGCTGGCTCGACACCGGCGCGCGACGCTGGTCCGAGGCGCTGCTCGAAGCCTCGGGGCTGGGCCTTGGGCACATGCCGCGTCTGGTCGAGGGCAGTGAGGTCTCCGGCGTGCTGCGCGACGAACTTGCCGGGCGCTGGGGGCTGCCCAAGGGCGTGGTCATCGCGGGCGGGGGCGGCGATAATGCCGCATCCGCTGTGGGCGTCGGGGTCGTTCGGCCGGGGCAGGGGTTCGTCTCGCTTGGCACCTCCGGCGTGCTCTTCGCCTCGAGCCCCGCCTACCAGCCGGACCCGGCATCTGCCGTTCATACCTTCTGCCATGCGCTGCCCGATACCTGGCACCAGATGGGCGTGATCCTCGCCGCGACCGATGCGCTGAACTGGTACGGCAAGCTCGTCGGTGCCGATGCGGGCGCGCTGACCGAAGGGCTGGGGGACTTGCAGGAACCGACCAAAACGCTGTTCCTGCCCTATCTCGGCGGCGAACGCACGCCGCACAACGACGCCGCCGCGCGCGGGGCCTTCGTCGGTCTGGGGCATGCCACCGACCGCCAGGCCGGGGCGCGGGCGGTGATGGAGGGCGTGTGCTTCGCGGTGCGCGACTGCCACGACGCCCTGACCGGCACCGGAACACGTATCGACAGCCTCGTCGCCATCGGCGGGGGCAGCCGGTCGGCCTACTGGCTCGAGGCGCTTGCGACGGTGCTGGACATGCCGCTCGACATTCCCGAGGCGGGCGATTTCGGCGCGGCCTTCGGCGCGGCGCGGCTGGGCCAGATGGCCGCGACCGGGGGCGGTGTGGATCTTGCCACACGTCCGCCGATCGCCCGTACCGTCGAGCCGCGGCGGGACCTCAGGGACGCCTTCCTTTCCGGCCACGCGCGTTACCGCGCCGCCTACAAAGCTCTCAAGGAGATAGCATGA
- a CDS encoding ATP-binding cassette domain-containing protein gives MTVDYSVTPLVQLKDICISFGGIRAVDHVSIDLYPGEVVGLLGHNGAGKSTLIKILSGAYRKDSGEIRINGELAEIDSPIDARDYNIETIYQTLALADNLDAASNLFLGRELVSSLGFMDDAKMESETAKIMARLNPNFRKLKEPVSALSGGQRQSVAIARAVYFNAKILIMDEPTAALGVHETQMVAELIQELKKQGLGIFLISHDTREMLELCDRVSVMKNGQLVGTERVEDVTEDDILGMIIMGKKPERAA, from the coding sequence ATGACTGTGGACTATTCCGTCACGCCGCTGGTCCAACTGAAGGACATCTGCATCTCCTTCGGCGGCATCCGTGCGGTCGATCACGTGAGCATCGACCTATACCCGGGCGAAGTCGTGGGCCTGCTGGGCCACAACGGCGCGGGCAAGTCGACGCTGATCAAGATCCTTTCGGGCGCCTATCGCAAGGACAGCGGCGAGATCCGCATCAATGGCGAGCTGGCAGAGATCGACAGCCCCATCGACGCGCGCGACTACAACATCGAGACGATTTACCAGACGCTGGCGCTGGCCGACAATCTGGACGCCGCCTCGAACCTCTTCCTGGGCCGTGAACTGGTCTCGTCGCTTGGCTTCATGGACGACGCCAAGATGGAAAGCGAGACGGCCAAGATCATGGCGCGCCTCAACCCCAATTTCCGCAAGCTCAAAGAGCCGGTCAGCGCGCTTTCCGGCGGGCAGCGCCAGTCGGTCGCCATCGCGCGGGCGGTCTATTTCAACGCGAAGATCCTGATCATGGACGAACCCACCGCGGCGCTTGGCGTGCACGAGACGCAGATGGTGGCGGAACTGATCCAGGAGCTGAAGAAGCAGGGTCTGGGCATCTTCCTGATCTCGCACGACACCCGAGAGATGCTCGAGCTGTGCGACCGGGTTTCGGTGATGAAGAACGGCCAGCTCGTGGGAACCGAGCGCGTCGAGGATGTGACCGAGGACGACATCCTCGGCATGATCATCATGGGCAAGAAGCCCGAAAGGGCGGCCTGA
- a CDS encoding sugar ABC transporter permease, translating into MTDTPAPPESSSKTREGALARFLRETEIDTRLLGMIGALALIWVGFHVYGQLVNGFGAFLTARNLWNLSVQTASIGIMATGMVLVIITRHIDLSVGSVLGFCAIIMGVLQVNILPQFLGLGHPLIWIIAIICGLIVGAAIGAFHGWLIAYRKIPAFIVTLGGLLVWRGAAFLVARGETISPVDETFSLLGGGPYGAVGATGSWIVGLLACAGVVAMILMGRRQRRLFHIAQRPLWAEAFLAAVGCGAVIGAVLLVNAYPWPRGIVNRYVEANNIEVPEGGLFISHGFAIPVLILIAVAIVMSILMSRTRFGRYVYAIGGNPEAAELAGINTRWVTLKIFALMGALTALSAVVASARLGSATNALGTLDELYVIAAAVIGGTSLAGGVGTIYGAILGALVMQSLQTGMVLIGFDAAMQQIIVGSVLVLAVYLDILYRRGKK; encoded by the coding sequence ATGACCGACACCCCAGCTCCTCCCGAGAGTTCCTCCAAGACGCGCGAAGGCGCTTTGGCGCGGTTCCTGCGGGAAACCGAAATCGATACCCGACTGCTTGGCATGATCGGGGCGCTGGCGCTGATCTGGGTCGGCTTCCACGTCTACGGACAGCTCGTGAACGGCTTCGGTGCCTTCCTGACCGCCCGCAACCTCTGGAACCTCTCGGTCCAGACCGCCTCGATCGGGATCATGGCGACCGGCATGGTGCTGGTCATCATCACCCGCCACATCGACCTTTCGGTGGGCTCGGTGCTGGGCTTCTGCGCCATCATCATGGGCGTGCTGCAGGTCAACATCCTGCCCCAGTTCCTCGGCCTCGGGCATCCGCTGATCTGGATCATCGCCATCATCTGCGGCCTGATCGTCGGAGCCGCCATCGGGGCCTTCCACGGATGGCTCATCGCCTATCGCAAGATCCCGGCCTTCATCGTGACGCTCGGCGGCCTGCTGGTCTGGCGCGGCGCGGCCTTCCTCGTCGCCCGGGGCGAGACGATCTCGCCGGTCGACGAGACCTTCTCGCTGCTCGGTGGCGGACCCTATGGCGCTGTCGGTGCAACAGGAAGCTGGATCGTCGGGCTGCTCGCCTGCGCGGGCGTTGTCGCGATGATCCTGATGGGTCGTCGCCAGCGCCGTCTTTTCCATATCGCTCAGCGCCCGCTCTGGGCCGAGGCCTTCCTCGCCGCGGTGGGGTGCGGCGCGGTCATCGGGGCGGTGCTGCTGGTCAATGCCTACCCCTGGCCGCGCGGCATCGTGAACCGCTACGTCGAGGCCAACAACATCGAGGTCCCCGAAGGCGGTCTCTTCATCTCGCACGGCTTCGCCATTCCGGTCCTCATCCTGATCGCCGTCGCCATCGTCATGTCGATCCTCATGTCGCGCACCCGCTTCGGGCGCTATGTCTATGCCATCGGCGGCAACCCGGAGGCGGCTGAGCTCGCCGGGATCAACACCCGCTGGGTGACGCTGAAGATCTTCGCCCTCATGGGTGCCCTTACCGCGCTGTCCGCAGTGGTCGCCTCGGCGCGCCTGGGCTCGGCCACCAACGCGCTCGGCACGCTGGACGAACTCTACGTGATCGCCGCGGCCGTGATCGGCGGCACCTCGCTCGCGGGAGGGGTCGGCACGATCTACGGCGCGATCCTCGGCGCGCTGGTGATGCAGTCGTTGCAGACGGGCATGGTGCTCATCGGCTTCGACGCCGCCATGCAGCAGATCATCGTCGGCTCGGTCCTGGTGCTCGCGGTCTACCTCGACATCCTCTACCGCCGCGGCAAGAAATAA
- a CDS encoding substrate-binding domain-containing protein, with product MKKTLFLGVAMATALSTSAYAQDITVGVSWSNFQEERWKTDEAAIKSQLEAKGATYISADAQNSAAKQLTDVEALIAQGADALIILSVDKDAVGPAVDKADAEGIPVVGYDRLIEDPRAFYLTFDNKGVGKIIAEEVVKVQPEGNFAIIKGDKGDPNAAFLLEGMMEVIGPDVDSGKIKIVGEAFTDGWKPDNAQKNMEQILTANNNEVDAVLAENDGMAGGAIAALQAQGLDVPVGGQDGDHAALNRVARGTQTVSVWKDSRQLGSAAADIALALAEGTALGDVEGATKWSDGEKGVEMNAMFLAPTPITKDNINAVIDAGHIEKDKVCEGAMDGVSGC from the coding sequence ATGAAAAAGACCCTGTTCCTGGGCGTCGCGATGGCGACGGCCCTCAGCACCAGCGCGTACGCGCAGGACATCACTGTCGGCGTAAGCTGGTCCAATTTCCAGGAAGAGCGCTGGAAGACCGATGAGGCCGCGATCAAGAGCCAACTGGAAGCAAAGGGCGCAACCTACATTTCCGCCGATGCCCAGAACTCGGCCGCAAAGCAGTTGACCGACGTCGAGGCGCTCATCGCGCAGGGCGCTGACGCGCTCATCATCCTGTCGGTGGACAAGGACGCCGTTGGCCCCGCCGTCGACAAGGCCGATGCCGAAGGCATTCCGGTCGTGGGCTATGACCGCCTGATCGAGGACCCGCGCGCCTTCTACCTGACCTTCGACAACAAGGGTGTGGGCAAGATCATCGCCGAGGAAGTCGTCAAGGTTCAGCCCGAGGGGAACTTCGCGATCATCAAGGGTGACAAGGGCGACCCGAACGCTGCCTTCCTGCTCGAGGGCATGATGGAAGTGATCGGACCCGATGTCGACAGCGGCAAGATCAAGATCGTGGGCGAGGCCTTCACCGATGGCTGGAAGCCGGACAACGCCCAGAAGAACATGGAGCAGATCCTGACCGCCAACAACAACGAGGTCGACGCGGTTCTGGCCGAGAATGACGGCATGGCCGGCGGCGCCATCGCGGCGCTTCAGGCGCAGGGTCTGGACGTTCCGGTCGGCGGGCAGGACGGCGATCACGCCGCGCTGAACCGCGTGGCGCGCGGCACGCAGACCGTGTCCGTCTGGAAGGACTCGCGCCAGCTTGGGTCCGCTGCCGCCGACATCGCGCTCGCCCTGGCAGAAGGCACCGCGCTCGGCGATGTCGAGGGCGCGACAAAGTGGTCCGACGGCGAGAAGGGCGTAGAGATGAACGCGATGTTCCTCGCGCCGACCCCGATCACCAAGGACAACATCAACGCGGTGATCGACGCGGGCCATATCGAGAAGGACAAGGTCTGCGAAGGCGCCATGGACGGCGTCTCGGGCTGCTGA
- a CDS encoding ROK family protein: MAEVMNLDVASLKSSESALSGCGPIRPEPETATRSGLRHRIFECVRAAGQVSRSDVAKQLKVSPASVTALVGELLELGLLQEEGDTTRETTRGRPPVALSVRPDAGYVVGIKLSRTRHTAILVDAAGQPLAHSSLEGLQRKRSLAQILTETGRVLDDLLAQTGLARADLACIGIGLPGMIDHAAGHMVWSPLLTETDRPIRALAEERFGVPVAVDNDANIVTLAELWFGIGRALPDFAVITIEQGLGMGLVINHRLYRGAGGLGMELGHTKVQIDGALCACGQRGCLEAYVADYALVREASTALDLPEAAPGGPDVALQRLFEQAKAGNEAARVIFRRAGRFLALGMSNVVNLFDPPLIILSGARMQYDYLYADEVLSEMDQLALDRNAGPQRVEIHAWGDLMWAHGAAALALSEIADAMAQRQT, from the coding sequence GTGGCTGAAGTAATGAATCTCGATGTCGCCTCGCTGAAGAGTTCGGAATCGGCCCTCTCGGGATGCGGACCGATTCGACCCGAACCCGAGACGGCGACCCGCAGCGGGCTTCGTCACCGCATCTTCGAATGTGTGCGCGCGGCCGGCCAGGTGTCGCGCAGCGACGTGGCCAAGCAGCTGAAGGTCAGTCCCGCCTCGGTCACGGCACTCGTGGGCGAACTGCTTGAGCTTGGGCTTCTTCAGGAGGAAGGCGACACAACGCGGGAGACGACCCGGGGCCGCCCGCCGGTTGCGCTTTCGGTACGCCCGGACGCGGGCTATGTCGTGGGCATCAAGCTCTCCCGAACCCGGCATACCGCAATCCTGGTCGACGCGGCCGGGCAGCCGCTTGCGCATTCCAGCCTCGAGGGTCTGCAACGAAAGCGCTCGCTGGCGCAGATCCTCACCGAGACCGGCCGGGTTCTCGACGACCTGCTGGCGCAGACCGGCCTTGCGCGCGCCGACCTCGCCTGCATCGGCATCGGACTACCCGGCATGATCGACCATGCAGCGGGACATATGGTCTGGTCCCCGCTGCTGACCGAGACCGACCGCCCGATCCGCGCCCTGGCCGAGGAACGCTTCGGGGTGCCGGTCGCCGTCGACAACGATGCCAACATCGTCACGCTGGCCGAACTCTGGTTCGGGATCGGCCGCGCGCTGCCGGATTTCGCCGTCATCACCATCGAGCAGGGCCTCGGGATGGGGCTTGTCATAAACCACCGTCTCTATCGCGGCGCCGGCGGACTGGGGATGGAGCTGGGCCACACCAAGGTGCAGATCGACGGGGCGCTCTGCGCCTGCGGACAGCGCGGCTGCCTCGAGGCCTATGTGGCCGACTACGCGCTGGTGCGCGAAGCCTCTACCGCGCTGGACCTTCCGGAGGCAGCCCCTGGCGGGCCGGACGTCGCGCTGCAACGGCTTTTCGAACAGGCCAAGGCGGGGAACGAGGCGGCGCGGGTGATCTTCCGCCGCGCCGGACGTTTTCTCGCCCTCGGAATGTCCAATGTCGTCAACCTTTTCGATCCCCCGCTGATCATCCTGTCCGGAGCACGCATGCAATACGACTATCTCTATGCCGACGAGGTACTGAGCGAGATGGACCAGCTCGCACTGGACCGCAACGCAGGGCCGCAACGGGTCGAGATCCACGCCTGGGGCGATCTCATGTGGGCCCATGGCGCGGCCGCGCTGGCCCTGTCGGAAATCGCCGATGCGATGGCGCAGCGCCAGACATGA